GGGGGAAGGCTCCAGCCCTGTGGCAGCACCAGACCCCTGGTTTTCATTGGCTGGTTTCTATGCCTTTGGTATTAGCCAGACTTTGATGAACAAGACCTCATGGCCCATCAGGAAGGCTCCCTGTGTCTCCTGCTGGAGCACGGAGAGATTGCCAGAAGCCTTTCCATGCCTCAACATTTCGTCTTGCTTGGTCTGTCTTTGGACATGCGGTAACACCAGCTCTTGTCAAGAGGTCCAGAGCCAGTACCCAGTGGCCAGGGCAGCCAGTGCATTTTCTTGCTTGAAGGGATTCCAGCCCCCTGATAACTCAGGCTCTCCAGCTGTGGCTGTGGACACTTTGAGCCACTGTCCCCAAGAGGGAGGACGACGAGCTGGTGCCAACTCAACCAGGGCCATGGGGAGAGGCCACCAGTCAGGCTCACCCTCAGGACAGGCTTCTGGCTCTAGTCAATGGGGCAGCCTACCACCTCCCAGCCCAGCACCCCAGCCTCTGCCCCCTTCGCCCACCCCAGATGTCGAGCTACAATCCCACTGCCCCAACATCTCTGTGCCTCAAGCCAGGGCTTGCCGCCACCGCCCCTGTGcccgcccccgcccccacccccgcctCAGACTCCACCTTGAACACTGATCACTTGATCCCAGGCTCAGAAACATGATGGACTTTCAGCACCAACTCCCTTCAGCCAGGCACTCTTGCCCCAAACTTTCTCCATCTCAATGCCCTTCCTTGCTCTGCAACCCACCATCTGTCCCCAACCCAAGTCTTGATGCAGCCTCCTCGT
This is a stretch of genomic DNA from Cricetulus griseus strain 17A/GY chromosome 8, alternate assembly CriGri-PICRH-1.0, whole genome shotgun sequence. It encodes these proteins:
- the LOC113836993 gene encoding uncharacterized protein LOC113836993 gives rise to the protein MMAGKHIVEDQIEEEYSLFGGSDKLKPLRDTLMGGLYGDHLKTPGSEEGFATQRDEGKYQEGPEEHTDTCNARRFWGEGSSPVAAPDPWFSLAGFYAFGISQTLMNKTSWPIRKAPCVSCWSTERLPEAFPCLNISSCLVCLWTCGNTSSCQEVQSQYPVARAASAFSCLKGFQPPDNSGSPAVAVDTLSHCPQEGGRRAGANSTRAMGRGHQSGSPSGQASGSSQWGSLPPPSPAPQPLPPSPTPDVELQSHCPNISVPQARACRHRPCARPRPHPRLRLHLEH